In Longimicrobiaceae bacterium, the DNA window CGAGTTCGCGGGGACGCTGCGCTGGGAGCGCGGCGGGAGCCTGCTGCAGGAGGTGGCGGGGCACCGCGTGCGGATGCTGGCGCCCACCCCGTACAGCGTGGGGTCGCTGCTGGAGCAGCCCTGGATCGTGCCGCACCTGTACGGGCAGACCATCGACCTCTTCCAGCTCTCCCCCACCCCGGCGCCCACCGCGGCCGGGCGCACGGTCCGGCGCATCTCCCGCGCGGTGCACCCCTTCTCCGCGCGCGGGATGCAGCTCTACCGCTACTCCGTGAGCGACACCGTGCGGGTGCGGACCACGGAAGGGATCGTCAGGCTCGTGACGGTGGACGTGCGCCCGCGGGCCGTCCAGCAGAGCGACGCGCCGCAGATGGTGGTGGGCTCCTTCCAGGTGGACCTGGACCGTGCCGCCATCGCGCGGGCGCGCTTCGGCTTCGCGGAGCCGGGGGGGCGCTTCCGGCTCACCCGCACGGGGGTGTTCTTCGAGATGGAGAACGGGCTGGTGCAGGACCGCTTCTGGCTCCCCTACCGGCAGCGCCAGGAGATCCAGATCTCCTCCCCGCTCTTCGGCGGGGCGGCGGCGATCCGGGTGGCGAGCACCCTCTCCGGGTACGACCTGAACACCCGGTGGTCGCCGGAGGAGCCGGGGCGGGCGGCGCTGGTGCGGCGCGACCGGGGCGGCGACGCGTTCCGGGGGTGGGGCACGGTGGGCGAGGGGATCGGCGACTTCGACATCGCCGACTTCAACGACCTGGCCCGCGAGACCACCGGCGCCGCCGCGCGCGACGAGGGGCGGGTGCGGGTGAGCTTCCTGCCGGAGCGCGGCGAGCACTTCTTCCGCTACAACCGGGTGGAGGGCCCTTTCCTGGGCGGCGCCGTCGGCGTGGAGCAGGCGCTGCCGGACGGCGCCGCCTGGCAGGTGTACGCCACCGCCGGGTGGGCCTTCTCGGAGGGGACCGCGCGGGGCGAGGCCACGGCGCTGTGGATCGACGAGAGCACCGGCCCCTTCGGGCAGCGGGAGGGATGGAGCGCGTCCGGGGGGGTGTACCGCCGGCTGCGCGACACGCAGGCCTTCCGCCCCGCCTTCCGCTGGGACCTGGGGTACTCGCTGAACGCCGCCCTGGGCGGGTACGACATCCTGGACTACTACGACGCCACCGGCGTGGAGGCGGCCGCCGGGATCCGCCGCGGCCGCCTGACCGGACGGCTGGGCGGGCGGTGGGAGCGCCACGACTCCGTCACCCGCAACACCGACTCGTTCCTGTTCGGCCGGGCGCGCCGCTTCCCCGAGGTGGCCCCCGCCGATCCCGGAACGCACGCCGGGGTGGAGGGCGAGCTGCGCTACGGCGTGGGCGGCGGCGCCTTCGCGCTGGGGAACAGCCTGGTCGCCTCCCTTCGCGGCGAGGCCGGGTTCGCGGACTGGAGCTTCGGACGGGTGACCGGGCTCCTGGCAGCGCGCCGCTCCCTGGGCCCCTTCGTCACCCTGGCGCTCCGCGGCGACGCGGGGCACGTGGCGGGCGACGTCCCGCCGCAGTTCCTGATCCGCTTCGGCGAGGCCGAGGGGCTGCGCGGCTACGAGCCCAACGAGTTCGGCGGGACGACGGCGGCCATCGGGCGGGCGCGGCTCCTCCTCTTCCTCCCACCGTACACGCAGGAGCCGCTGGCGCGCGCCGGCTTCTTCATCGTCCCCCCGCTCCGCCCCGCGCTGGTGCTCTCCGGCTCCAGCGCCTGGGCCGACGTGGCCGACCGCTCCGCCGACGAGCTCTTCCGCGTGGGCTCCCGCCCCACCGATGGCGCCCGCCGCACCGTGGGCATCGGCGTCAGCATCTTCGAGGACGCCTTCGCCGTGGAGTACTCGAAGCCGCTGGAGGAGGGCGAGCGGGGGCGGTGGACGGTGGGGCTGGTGTCGTGGTTCTGACAGAGTGCGAAACTGCGTGAGTGCGTGAGTGCGAAAGTAGAACGGCGGGGCCCCTGCCCGACACCTCGCACCTCGCACTCCAGCACTTCGGTTCCGGTCCCGTCCTTGCAACCCGCGGCACCCTGCAGACCGGCAGTCCAGACCTCACGCGAGCACGGAGCGGAGCAATGTCCTCGATCAACCGTCCCCTGGCGGGCCCCATGATGACCTTCGACCTCCGCGAGCAGCTGCAGTCGCTCCGGGGGGAGGAGGCGTACAGGCGGAGCGGGCGCGCGGGCCGCACCCTCGCCAAGTCCGGCCGCTTCCGTCTCACCCTGGTCGCCATGGCGGAGGGGAACGAGATCGGGACGCACCAGGCGGACTCGCCCATGACGCTGCACGTGCTGGAGGGCGCCATCCACTTCCGCGCGGGCGAGGGGAGCCACGACCTGCGCGCCGGAGAGGTGCTCTTCTTCGGGCCGGGAGACGCGCACGACATCCGGGCCTCGGAGGCCAGCGCGCTGCTCATCACCATCTCCGCCGTGGGCGACGACCACCTCATGCAGCACCCGGGCGACTACCCGTCCGGCGCCGAGGGGAACGCGGCGTCCTCCTGAGGCGCCGGGGGCGGCGTGCTTGCGCCGCCCCCGGTCCCGCTCTACCATTCGGCATCGCGCCACCCGCGCCCCCCCTCTCCCGCCGTTCCGTGAAGCCCCAGCGCCACGCCGTCATCCTCGAGCTGATCCGCACCCGCCGCGTCCCTTCGCAGGAGGTGCTTCGCGAGCTGCTCGCCGAGCGGGGGATCGACGTCGCCCAGGCGACGCTCTCGCGCGACATGCGGGAGCTGGGGCTGGTGAAGCTTCCGGACGACCAGGGCGGCTACGTGTACTCGGTGCCCTCCAACGTCACCGATCCCACGCCGACCCTCCCGCGGCTCCTCCCCACGCTCTACCTGGGCGCGGACGGGGTAGGGAACCTGTTGATCGTGCGGACGCTCACCGGGGGCGCGCAGCCGATCGCCGTGGCGCTTGACCGGGAGGAGTGGCCGGAGGTGGTGGGGACCATCGCAGGGGACGACTCCATCCTGCTGGTGCTGCGGAGCCCGGACCAGCTCGGGCCGGTCACCCGCCGGCTGGAGGAGATCGCCGGAGTGTGATCCCGTTGTGCAGTAATAGTTTACACTCAAGTCTCTCCCTGAGATTATTTCCAGACAGCAATCCAGGAGAGTGCGCCCGCCGTGTCCCGTAACCACTTATACCCGGGCGCTTTACGCTCCGCCGTCCACGCGAGTGCGTCTGAAGCTCCCCCGGTTGACAATCTCCTGGCCTGCCTGGTAGTCTTTTTACGTCTAAAATGAGCGGCGCTCAGGGGAAGCGAGCCCGCACGCCGTAGCGTCCGGGCTCCACACTTCCCCCTGCCGCCCAACTGGACGCCGCCCGCAGCGGAATGCCCCGCGGGCGCTCTCCTGGCCGTCTCTTCCGCCCCGCGCCCCTTCGCGAGCGCCCGGGGCTCTCGATCCGTTCGGATCTGCGCCGGACCTGAATCGCAACGCGCCGCCGGCACCGCCACGCCCGCTCCGCCACCGGCGGAAGGAGACTCTCACTCGCAGCCCGGTCCGTCCGCTTCGCAGTCGGTCGCCTTCAGTTGTCTCAGGAGAACACTACATGAGATCCTTCGTTCGTCGCGGATCGCTGCTGGGGCTCGCCGTGGTGGCGCTGCTCGCGGCGGCCGCAGCTCCCTTGGCCGCGCAGGCGGTCGGGACCGTCCGGGGCACGGTTACCGACGCCGGCAGCCAGAGGCCGCTCGCCGGTGCGCAGATCACGATCGTCGGCTCCGCCCGGCGCGCGGTCACCGGCGAGACGGGTGAGTACGCCATCGCCAACGTCCCCGCGGGTCCGGCGCAGGTCCGAGCCGAGATGATCGGCCATACCGCCGCTACCCGGTCCGTCACGGTGGGCACCGGCCAGACTGCCCGCGCCGACTTCGCCCTCTCCACCAGCGCGCTGGAGCTGGACGCCCTGGTGGTTACCGGCACCGCCGGCGCCACGCAGCGCCGGGCCATCGGGAACGCGGTGAACAGCATCTCCGCGGAGGAGCTCACCGCGAAGGCCCCCATCACCAGCGTCACGCAGATGCTGCAGGCGCGAGCCCCGGGGCTGAGCATCAGCCCCGGCGCCGGCACCTCCGGCACCGCCGCGCAGATCCGCATCCGCGGACAGAGCTCCCTGGCCGGCGCGCAGATCCCCATCTTCATCGTGGACGGGGTGCGGATCAGCAACGTCCAGAGCGGGTACGCCGTCTCCGGCCAGTCCCGCAACCCGCTGGACTTCATCAACCCCGACGACATCGAGAGCATCGAGGTGGTGAAGGGGCCCGCGGCGGCGACCCTGTACGGAGCGGAGGCGGCCAACGGGGTGATCCAGGTCATCACCAAGAAGGGGCGCAAGGGCCAGCAGGGGCTCCAGTGGAACGCGAAGGCCGAGTACGGCCAGATCGACTGGACCATCGAAACGCCCACCAACTGGACGCTCTGCTCCAACGCGCGCGTCCGCAACTCGGGGAGCGGCGCGGTGGGCTCCTTCCCGGGCTGCGCCGGGGTCGACACCACGCTGGCCGCGGGCGACGAGCGCCGGATGATCAGTGCGAACCTGCTGCAGGAGGCGGGTGCGCTGCGCCAGGGCGACCTGAGGAACTACGTGCTCAGCGCGCGGGGCGGCGGGGACCGCTACTCCTTCTTCGTCTCGGGCGACCGGCTCCAGGAATCGGGGGTCCAGTACAACAACGAGAACTCGCGCACGAGCGGCCGGGCGAACTTCACCGTCAACCCGCTGTCCACGCTCGACCTGGCGGTGACCGTCTCGTACGCCCGTACGCATTCGCAGCTGCCGCTCAACGACAACGCCTCGAACGGCGTGCTGCGCAACGCGATCCGCGGCGTCCCCGGCCGCCAGGGGAACTACGGCATCGGCTGGCTGGGCCTTTCTCCGGCCGAGGCGAACATCTATGACAACCAGCTGCGTGCCGACCGCTTCGTCGGCGGCGCGACCGTGAACTGGACGCCGCTCAGCTGGTTCAGGAACCGCCTGGTCGCGGGCGTGGACCACAACGTCAGCGTCGGCACCGTGTTCTACCCGATCTGGCGCGGCACCGCTCCGCCCCCCTTCGGCGTGGACCGCGCCGGCGGCGAGATCAACCAGTTCACGCCGGAGCGCCACAGCTACACCCTCGACTACGCGGGCACCATCAGCAACACCCTCCCCTGGGGCGACGTGAGCTCCGACTTCTCCTTCGGCGCGCAGCTGAACGCCCGCCGCTACGAGTACACGGAGGCGATCGGCACCGGGCTGGTGTCGGACGACGTGCGGCTGGTCGGCACCGCCGCGATCATCAAGGGCGACACCTGGCTCTCGGAGCAGACCTCGCTCGGCTTCTTCGTGCAGGAGCAGGTCGGTCTTTCCAACAAGCTCTTCCTGACCGGGGCGCTGCGGGTGGACGACAACTCCGCCTTCGGTGAGGACTTCTCGACGGTGATCTACCCGAAGCTCTCCGCCTCGTACGTCGTCTCGGACGAGCCCTGGTTCCGGCTTCCCCGCGTGGACAACCTCCGCCTGCGCGCCGCGTGGGGCCAGGCGGGCAACTCGCCGGCCCCCTTCTCCGCCGACCGCACCTACGGCGGGGCCACGCTGGTGGAGGCCAGTGGCAAGACCACCCCGGCCCTGCACGCGGCGGCGTACGGCAACCCGAACCTCAGGGCCGAGACCGGCTCCGAGGTCGAGCTCGGGTTCGAGAGCTCCCTCTTCGACGGCCGCGCCGGCGTGGACTTCAGCTATTACAACAAGCGCACCTTCGACGCGCTGATCCCGATCCCGGTGCCGCCGTCGTCGGGCTTCGGCGGGCTCAACCAGCCCGGGAACATCGGCTACCGCACCCGGCTGGAGAACGCGGGCGAGATCGCGAACTCGGGGATCGAGCTTTCGCTCTTCGGCACTCCCGTGGAGTCGCGCGCCCTGACGTGGGAGGCGCGCGTGGGCCTTTCCACCAACCGCAACGAGCTGGTGGACCTGGGCGGCCTGGAGCCTCAGCTCCGTGGCGACTTCGCCACCACGCAGTGGATCCGGGAGGGCTACCCGCTGGGCAGCTACTTCGGCATCCAGGTGCAGCGCAACGAGGACGGCACCACAAAGAAGAGCGCGAACGGCCGCGGCCTGCTGAGCACCGACACCGTCTACATCGGATCGTCGACTCCCACGCGCGAGGCCTCGCTGGCGAACACGCTCACCCTCCTGGGCAACCTCCGCTTCTACGTGTTCGCCGACTACAAGGGCGGCAACTACATGTGGAACGCGGGGGAGTTCATCCGCTACTCCAACGGCGTCTCCAGGATCGGCGCGAACCCGGCGCTGGACCCCGAGGTGTACGCGGAGCGGACCTCCGGCTCCACGCTCCCCTTCGTGACCAGGGCGGACTTCGTGAAGCTGCGTGAGGTCTCGGTGTCCTACACCATCCCGCAGCGGCTGACCCGGGGCTTCGGCACCGACGAGCTGACCTTCATGCTCTCCGGCCGCAACCTGGCGATGTGGACCAACTACCTGGGGATGGACCCGGAAGTGAACTTCAACGGGATCGCGAACACGGCGGGCTTCGGCTCGGTCGACCGCTCCGACTACATGTCGGTGCCGATGCTGCGCCGCCTTCAGGCCTCCATCAGCGCCCGCTTCTAAGCCCTTGCGACCTCCAAACGGCAGAACCATGAACCACAAGAGCTACAAGCGCCGGCTCGCAGCGCTGCTCCCGGCCGCGCTGCTCGCCACCGCACTGGGGGCGTGCAGCGACCTGCTGGACGTGCAGAACCCCGGCGCCGTGCTGGACGAACAGCTCGGCGACACGGTGAACGCCTCGCTGATGGCGAGCACCGTGGTGAGCGATTTTCAGTACATCTACGACGACATCGCCCGGAACAGCAGCTGGTTCAGCGACGAGATGGTCACCGGCCACAACTTCGTGGGCTACCGTGAGTGGGACGGGCGCATCATGAAGGAGGAGCGGACGGAGCTCCACAGCGTCTACACCTTCCTCCACCAGGCGCGCTTCTCCGCCGACACCCTGGCCGGACGGTTCAACAGGCTCTTCCCGCAGCCGACCGCCGAGCAGAGCCTGGATCTGGCCCGGATGCGCGCGTACGGCGGCTACAGCTACGTCCTGCTGGGTGAGCTCTTCTGCGAGAGCCCGCTGCAGCCGGATGCGGCGGCGGTTTCTTCGGACGATATCCTCCGGCGCGGCATCAAGCGCTTCGAGCAGGCGATCGCCGCGGCCAGCACGGCCAAGGCGGGCGGGGTAAGGGCGGCGCGTGCCGACTCGCTCCTGAACCTGGCGCGGGTGGGTGCGGCGCGTGCCTACCTGGACCTGGGGAACAAGGCGAAGGCGATCGAGTTCGCTTCGCAGGTGCCGGCCGGCTTCGAGTTCCGGACCTTCTACGGCGAATCGAAGGACGCCCTGGAGAACATCTTCTTCGCGTCCAGCAACGGCGCGAACCAGAACCTCGGGGTGGACGTCACCTTCCGGAACCTGAACGACCGCCGCGTGCTGCACACCCGGACCTCCCGGACGGGGCACAACGGGGCCACCCCGCTCTTCCGACCCTACCAGGCGCCTTCGTTCAGCGGCTGGGTGGCGAGCGGAGACACGGTGCCCTTCCAGAAGACCACCAGCATCCGCTTCTCCTCGGGGCTGGAGGCGCGGTACATCGTGGCCGAGGCGGGCGGGATGACGGATGCGCAGCTGCTGGCGTTCCTCAACGAGCGCCGCGCGGTTGGGGGTCAGCCGGCGCTCACCGCGCTCCCGGCGAACCCGCAGGCCGAGCTGCGCGACCAGCGCCGACGCGACTTCTTCCTGGACGGCCACCGGGTGGGCGACCTCCGGCGGTACAAGAGGTTCTACGGCGTGGACCAGTGGCCCAAGGGCCAGCACCCGGATCCCTTCATCGGGACCTATGGGACGGCGGAGTGCTTCGTTCCGCAGCTGAACGAGAAGCTCGGCAATCCCGCCTACTGAGCCGGTGAAGAAGCGTAGGACACGAAGGCCCGGCGAGAATCTCGCCGGGCCTTCGTGCGTCCGGGGCCAGCCAGGCACGTCAGTTCGCCGCCAGGCCGATCAGCCGCTGCACCTCTTCCAGGATGCGCCGCGGGGTGCAGGGCTTGGGGAGGTACCCCTCGCCGATCGAGAGCGCCCGCGCCCGGTCGCGCTCCAGGGCGTGCCCGGTGAGGATCACCACGGGGATGGACGCCGTCTCCGGGTCGTCCTTGAGCTGCTCCGTCGCCGCCCACCCGTCCAGGACGGGGAGCGTCACGTCCATCAGGATCAGGGCCGGGTGCTCCACGCGCGCGCGGCGGACGCCCTCCTCCCCGTCCACGGCTTCGACCACGCGATAGCCGTGATGCTGAAGGAAAAGAGAGCAGATGTTCCGGCTGTCGCTGTCGTCGTCGACCACCAGGACGGTTTTCTGCGGCTCCACTGCACCTCGGCGGGAAACGGAGGGGGTAGCTCGCGTCGGGAACGGCGCGGGAGGCGTGAACGGCGAGATTTGTAGAATGTATGTGCCGGGACCCCCCGGAGCGCAAGACTTTCGCTCACCCCGTCGCTTCAGGTGCGCCATTCCACGCTAGCCCCTCCGCCGCCGGGCGACTCGGCTCCGGCGGCGGGACGGGATCACCGGCTTCAGCGGGGCGGCGAGGGGAGGAGCTCGGCGCAGACGATCTCCATCCGCTCCGCGCTGACCCCGTACATGCGAGCCATGTAATCGAGGGTGACTCCATCGTCGCGGAGCTCGCGGAGGTGGTCCGCGGCCAGGCTGCGGATCAGGCG includes these proteins:
- a CDS encoding cupin domain-containing protein, with the protein product MSSINRPLAGPMMTFDLREQLQSLRGEEAYRRSGRAGRTLAKSGRFRLTLVAMAEGNEIGTHQADSPMTLHVLEGAIHFRAGEGSHDLRAGEVLFFGPGDAHDIRASEASALLITISAVGDDHLMQHPGDYPSGAEGNAASS
- a CDS encoding arginine repressor yields the protein MKPQRHAVILELIRTRRVPSQEVLRELLAERGIDVAQATLSRDMRELGLVKLPDDQGGYVYSVPSNVTDPTPTLPRLLPTLYLGADGVGNLLIVRTLTGGAQPIAVALDREEWPEVVGTIAGDDSILLVLRSPDQLGPVTRRLEEIAGV
- a CDS encoding SusC/RagA family TonB-linked outer membrane protein; its protein translation is MRSFVRRGSLLGLAVVALLAAAAAPLAAQAVGTVRGTVTDAGSQRPLAGAQITIVGSARRAVTGETGEYAIANVPAGPAQVRAEMIGHTAATRSVTVGTGQTARADFALSTSALELDALVVTGTAGATQRRAIGNAVNSISAEELTAKAPITSVTQMLQARAPGLSISPGAGTSGTAAQIRIRGQSSLAGAQIPIFIVDGVRISNVQSGYAVSGQSRNPLDFINPDDIESIEVVKGPAAATLYGAEAANGVIQVITKKGRKGQQGLQWNAKAEYGQIDWTIETPTNWTLCSNARVRNSGSGAVGSFPGCAGVDTTLAAGDERRMISANLLQEAGALRQGDLRNYVLSARGGGDRYSFFVSGDRLQESGVQYNNENSRTSGRANFTVNPLSTLDLAVTVSYARTHSQLPLNDNASNGVLRNAIRGVPGRQGNYGIGWLGLSPAEANIYDNQLRADRFVGGATVNWTPLSWFRNRLVAGVDHNVSVGTVFYPIWRGTAPPPFGVDRAGGEINQFTPERHSYTLDYAGTISNTLPWGDVSSDFSFGAQLNARRYEYTEAIGTGLVSDDVRLVGTAAIIKGDTWLSEQTSLGFFVQEQVGLSNKLFLTGALRVDDNSAFGEDFSTVIYPKLSASYVVSDEPWFRLPRVDNLRLRAAWGQAGNSPAPFSADRTYGGATLVEASGKTTPALHAAAYGNPNLRAETGSEVELGFESSLFDGRAGVDFSYYNKRTFDALIPIPVPPSSGFGGLNQPGNIGYRTRLENAGEIANSGIELSLFGTPVESRALTWEARVGLSTNRNELVDLGGLEPQLRGDFATTQWIREGYPLGSYFGIQVQRNEDGTTKKSANGRGLLSTDTVYIGSSTPTREASLANTLTLLGNLRFYVFADYKGGNYMWNAGEFIRYSNGVSRIGANPALDPEVYAERTSGSTLPFVTRADFVKLREVSVSYTIPQRLTRGFGTDELTFMLSGRNLAMWTNYLGMDPEVNFNGIANTAGFGSVDRSDYMSVPMLRRLQASISARF
- a CDS encoding response regulator; the protein is MEPQKTVLVVDDDSDSRNICSLFLQHHGYRVVEAVDGEEGVRRARVEHPALILMDVTLPVLDGWAATEQLKDDPETASIPVVILTGHALERDRARALSIGEGYLPKPCTPRRILEEVQRLIGLAAN